From a region of the Mobula hypostoma chromosome 6, sMobHyp1.1, whole genome shotgun sequence genome:
- the LOC134347755 gene encoding zonadhesin-like, translating into MTLTETRQLPSLARPLKWLPGCGHCHMQTAIWSHRIGFFLPQTGDFQWGQSHPSSDRLQVPRDRLQVPRERLQVPSEQLPVPSERLQVPREQLQVPREQLPVPSERLQVPREQLQVPREQLQVPSEWLQVPSERLQVPREQLQVPREQLPVPSERLQVPREQLQVPREQLQVPREQLQVPSEWLQVPSERLQVPSERLQVPSERLQVPREQLQVPSERLQVPREQLQVPSEWLQVPSERLQVPSERLQVPSERLQVPREQLQVPSERLQVPREQLQVPSEWLQVPSEWLQVPSERLQVPREQLQVPSERLLVPNERLQVPREQLQVPRGH; encoded by the exons ATGACCCTAACTGAGACTCGCCAGCTACCTAGTTTAGCCCGCCCGTTGAAGTGGTTACCAGGGTGTGGCCATTGTCACATGCAGACAGctatttggagccacag AATTGGATTTTTTTTACCCCAAACTGGTGATTTCCAATGGGGGCAGTCCCACCCCTCAAGCGATCGGTTACAGGTCCCAAGGGATCGGTTACAGGTCCCAAGGGAACGGTTACAGGTCCCAAGCGAACAATTACCGGTCCCAAGTGAACGGTTACAGGTCCCAAGGGAACAGTTACAGGTCCCAAGGGAACAATTACCAGTCCCAAGCGAACGGTTACAGGTCCCAAGGGAACAGTTACAGGTCCCAAGGGAACAATTACAGGTCCCAAGCGAATGGTTACAGGTCCCAAGTGAACGGTTACAGGTCCCAAGGGAACAGTTACAGGTCCCAAGGGAACAATTACCAGTCCCAAGCGAACGGTTACAGGTCCCAAGGGAACAGTTACAGGTCCCAAGGGAACAGTTACAGGTCCCAAGGGAACAATTACAGGTCCCAAGCGAATGGTTACAGGTCCCAAGTGAACGGTTACAGGTCCCAAGCGAACGGTTACAGGTCCCAAGCGAACGGTTACAGGTCCCAAGGGAACAGTTACAGGTCCCAAGCGAACGGTTACAGGTCCCAAGGGAACAATTACAGGTCCCAAGCGAATGGTTACAGGTCCCAAGTGAACGGTTACAGGTCCCAAGCGAACGGTTACAGGTCCCAAGCGAACGGTTACAGGTCCCAAGGGAACAGTTACAGGTCCCAAGCGAACGGTTACAGGTCCCAAGGGAACAATTACAGGTCCCAAGCGAATGGTTACAGGTCCCAAGTGAATGGTTACAGGTCCCAAGCGAACGGTTACAGGTCCCAAGGGAACAGTTACAGGTCCCAAGCGAACGGTTACTGGTCCCAAATGAACGGTTACAGGTTCCAAGGGAACAGTTACAGGTCCCAAGGGGGCATTAG